In Deltaproteobacteria bacterium, one DNA window encodes the following:
- a CDS encoding dinitrogenase iron-molybdenum cofactor biosynthesis protein: protein MKLLITLSENDVAPRFDLATEVVICTIGPDGSTEQTRTIVLAHASAEDLCQMILEEGVDVVICNGIEEQFYEYLTWKKVTVLDSVMGPWEKALERFRTDRLQPGDILFDRPEKKHHG, encoded by the coding sequence ATAAAACTGCTCATTACTCTGTCCGAGAATGATGTAGCGCCCCGATTCGACCTGGCCACGGAAGTGGTGATCTGTACCATCGGGCCGGACGGATCGACCGAACAAACCAGAACCATCGTGTTGGCGCACGCTTCCGCGGAAGACCTCTGTCAAATGATTCTCGAAGAAGGCGTGGATGTGGTCATTTGCAACGGTATTGAAGAGCAATTCTACGAGTATCTGACCTGGAAGAAGGTCACCGTGCTGGACTCGGTGATGGGGCCGTGGGAGAAAGCCCTGGAGCGTTTTCGCACCGACCGACTGCAGCCCGGGGACATACTTTTCGATCGACCGGAGAAGAAACACCATGGGTAA
- a CDS encoding cache domain-containing protein, whose product MSEQEGFHRRYKLLRRNMIIIIVVVTVLPLFMMALINHYEYQKVLRREIIQPLGGLVSKTKHSFELFLTERLSAVSFIASAYSFEELGDQQTLNRIFQVMKEEFGGFVDLGLIDSSGLQVSYVGPYNLKGKMYKDHDWFQEVAVRGEHISDVFMGYRKFPHFVMAVRKENAAGVSWILRRSPDLFEILWKSP is encoded by the coding sequence ATGTCCGAGCAGGAAGGATTTCATCGACGCTACAAACTTCTTCGCCGAAATATGATCATCATTATTGTAGTAGTCACCGTTCTGCCGCTCTTTATGATGGCTTTGATCAACCATTACGAATATCAGAAAGTCTTGAGGCGCGAAATCATTCAGCCTTTGGGCGGCCTGGTCAGCAAGACCAAGCATTCGTTCGAACTGTTTCTGACGGAACGTCTTTCAGCCGTGAGCTTCATCGCATCGGCCTATTCCTTCGAAGAACTGGGCGACCAACAGACGCTGAATCGAATCTTCCAGGTGATGAAGGAGGAATTCGGCGGCTTCGTGGATCTGGGACTCATCGACTCCTCGGGTCTGCAGGTCAGTTATGTGGGCCCTTACAATCTCAAGGGCAAGATGTACAAGGATCACGACTGGTTTCAGGAAGTGGCGGTTCGGGGTGAACATATCAGTGACGTGTTCATGGGCTATCGAAAGTTCCCCCATTTCGTGATGGCGGTGCGAAAGGAAAACGCGGCGGGAGTGAGCTGGATCCTCCGGCGTTCTCCAGACCTCTTCGAGATTCTATGGAAAAGCCCTTGA
- a CDS encoding response regulator: protein MQGLKVLLVDDEEEFASTLAERLRLRDIVTLVANDGEQALRILETERPRVVVLDVMMPGLGGLDVLQRIRNKHPEIKTILLTGRGSTKDGIKGMRLGAYDYMMKPAKIEELIEKMKEAFEASKLETDSSEAAGK from the coding sequence ATGCAAGGACTCAAAGTACTCCTTGTGGATGATGAAGAGGAATTCGCATCCACATTGGCTGAACGTCTTCGGCTCAGAGACATTGTAACCCTGGTGGCCAACGACGGGGAACAGGCGCTCCGAATCCTGGAAACCGAAAGGCCTCGCGTCGTGGTGTTGGATGTCATGATGCCGGGATTGGGGGGACTGGACGTCTTACAGCGAATCCGAAACAAACATCCGGAAATCAAGACCATTCTACTGACGGGCCGGGGATCCACCAAGGATGGGATTAAGGGTATGCGATTGGGGGCGTACGACTACATGATGAAACCGGCCAAGATCGAGGAACTGATCGAAAAGATGAAAGAGGCGTTTGAGGCCTCCAAACTGGAAACGGATTCAAGCGAGGCCGCCGGGAAATGA
- a CDS encoding HAMP domain-containing histidine kinase codes for MRSCEVDFIGKIIAAVSHEFMNVLATIRESSGLMEDLLSVLGTGFPYKDKLTKSFAITRKQVSRGMEIGANLNAFAHNMDAPRANQDINALVHQISYLMGRFARLKQIELEVQPAESPLQVETDPFRLQLVIAKCIESCMKRTANGGVITLKCRKGDREVRLECRGEPLTDQTGAAPLLDSETADLKEILQMLGAELSCFTTGNRGGFEISIPYSGLR; via the coding sequence ATGAGATCATGCGAAGTCGACTTCATCGGCAAGATCATCGCCGCTGTAAGTCACGAATTCATGAACGTGCTGGCGACCATTCGCGAGTCTTCCGGGTTGATGGAAGATCTGCTCTCTGTGCTCGGTACGGGTTTTCCGTATAAGGACAAGTTGACCAAGAGCTTCGCCATTACCCGGAAGCAGGTTTCCAGAGGAATGGAAATCGGAGCAAATCTGAACGCATTCGCCCACAACATGGACGCACCAAGGGCAAATCAGGACATCAACGCGCTGGTGCACCAAATCAGTTATCTCATGGGACGTTTCGCCCGATTGAAACAGATCGAATTAGAGGTACAACCGGCGGAATCGCCCCTGCAGGTCGAGACTGATCCTTTTCGGCTTCAGCTGGTCATTGCCAAATGCATCGAATCCTGCATGAAGCGTACTGCCAACGGCGGCGTGATCACTCTGAAATGCCGGAAAGGCGACCGGGAAGTGCGCCTCGAGTGCCGGGGCGAGCCGCTCACCGATCAGACGGGCGCGGCGCCCCTCCTCGATTCGGAAACGGCGGATCTGAAAGAGATCCTCCAGATGTTAGGCGCCGAGTTGTCTTGTTTCACCACAGGCAACCGGGGCGGCTTCGAGATCTCCATTCCCTATTCCGGCCTTCGGTGA
- a CDS encoding response regulator, whose product MEVVILTGHGTDKDEAEVLKLGASALLKKPVDIDELTRAFRKEKLKVLLVDDEKEFVESLSERLELRNLSAEIAYNGEEALRTLKKGQPDVMVLDLRMPGIDGIEVLRKVRKDHPDVAVVILSGHGTEKDQKEAMRLGASAYLKKPVDVDQLVGTLHKVWNRLKKSKKAVDTLLMAAALSQAGEPGLAQEAMADLLDEEDEGRGTGRS is encoded by the coding sequence ATGGAAGTCGTGATTCTGACGGGCCATGGTACGGACAAAGACGAAGCAGAGGTCCTCAAGCTGGGAGCATCCGCTCTCTTGAAGAAGCCCGTGGACATCGACGAGTTGACTCGCGCATTTCGCAAGGAAAAACTCAAAGTGCTCTTGGTGGATGACGAGAAGGAATTTGTGGAAAGCCTTTCCGAACGACTTGAACTGAGAAATCTGAGCGCCGAGATCGCTTATAACGGAGAAGAGGCTCTGCGGACCCTTAAGAAAGGACAGCCCGACGTCATGGTGCTGGACTTGAGAATGCCCGGCATTGACGGCATAGAGGTGCTTCGCAAAGTCAGGAAAGACCATCCCGACGTCGCCGTCGTGATCCTGAGCGGTCATGGAACGGAAAAGGATCAGAAAGAAGCCATGCGACTGGGGGCCTCCGCCTATTTGAAGAAACCGGTGGACGTCGATCAGCTGGTCGGCACCTTGCACAAGGTTTGGAACAGACTCAAAAAGTCCAAAAAGGCCGTGGACACCTTACTAATGGCCGCCGCCTTGTCACAGGCCGGCGAACCTGGGCTGGCTCAGGAGGCCATGGCCGACCTGTTGGATGAAGAAGACGAGGGCAGGGGGACGGGTCGGTCTTAA
- a CDS encoding two-component sensor histidine kinase — MFSYIRDRIKKNIPTNKHYRSLMKSMLLLGFMLPFLPMTLVGGVIYYQFSNAYQKNVLAQMREATLKSKHIIDDFLMEKLNDIRFIAAAFSLDDLRKVSALEGILEQLNTENESVFSALELVDGAGIPVANAGTPLPPTQPYAETAWFHEAMHARYFISDVSSDAQGHSYFTMAVRKDVMGEQRVLRSIIPVEAFNRLLEEAGIGTTGNAFIVNREGQYQTKPPEGEGFGEKVVLDLLSDVSKRAKADISTTQAADSSGNETTYAATSLKNGNWIIVRRQSVSESLSGLNTAKRVTLATILLSTLFLATNALRLSKKTVRRIELADKNKQKMNEQMFQTGKLASIGELAAGIAHEINNPVAIMVEEAGWIDDLLQEEEFREGKNLAEFKRSLGQIRIQGKRCKEITHKLLSFARKTDFTLQRVRLNELVEDIVAISGKRAKYCGVVVRTDIQDGIPDLYLPKTEIQQVLLNLINNSLDAMGEKGGTLSICAWLQNGSILLEVSDTGRGIPKENLSRLFDPFFTTKPVGKGTGLGLSICYGIIKRLEGEIVVNSVVGAGTTFLVRIPIPKEKDKDVLKPDNAADSDQLSEHLS; from the coding sequence ATGTTTAGCTATATTCGGGACCGAATCAAGAAGAACATACCCACAAACAAGCATTACAGATCATTGATGAAAAGTATGCTTCTTCTTGGATTTATGCTTCCCTTTCTGCCGATGACTTTGGTGGGCGGCGTTATATACTATCAGTTCAGCAACGCTTACCAGAAAAACGTACTTGCACAGATGAGAGAGGCAACCCTGAAGAGCAAACACATCATCGACGATTTCTTGATGGAAAAGCTAAACGACATTCGATTCATCGCCGCGGCTTTCTCTTTGGATGACCTGCGGAAGGTATCGGCTTTAGAGGGAATTCTCGAACAGCTTAACACAGAAAACGAGTCGGTCTTTTCGGCTCTGGAGCTGGTGGATGGAGCAGGCATTCCTGTCGCAAACGCAGGAACGCCTCTTCCTCCTACCCAGCCGTACGCGGAGACCGCCTGGTTCCACGAGGCCATGCATGCCCGATACTTCATAAGCGACGTATCTTCGGATGCGCAGGGTCATTCCTATTTCACGATGGCGGTGAGAAAGGACGTGATGGGAGAGCAGAGGGTTTTGCGATCCATAATCCCCGTGGAAGCGTTCAACAGGTTGTTGGAGGAGGCCGGGATAGGAACTACTGGAAACGCCTTTATCGTGAACAGGGAAGGTCAATACCAGACGAAACCCCCTGAGGGCGAAGGATTCGGTGAGAAAGTCGTATTGGACCTCCTGTCGGACGTCTCCAAGCGCGCTAAAGCGGACATTTCGACAACTCAAGCTGCCGATTCTTCTGGGAACGAGACTACATACGCCGCGACCTCCCTCAAGAACGGAAACTGGATTATCGTCCGCCGACAAAGCGTCTCGGAGTCGCTTTCCGGTCTTAACACAGCCAAGCGCGTGACCCTCGCCACCATCCTTTTGTCCACGCTGTTTCTGGCGACCAACGCCTTGAGGCTGTCAAAGAAGACGGTCCGTCGCATCGAGCTGGCGGACAAGAATAAACAGAAAATGAACGAGCAGATGTTTCAAACCGGTAAGCTTGCCTCGATCGGCGAATTGGCAGCGGGCATTGCTCATGAAATCAACAACCCGGTGGCCATCATGGTTGAAGAAGCGGGCTGGATTGACGACTTGCTGCAAGAAGAGGAATTCCGGGAAGGTAAAAACCTGGCCGAATTCAAACGATCCTTAGGGCAAATCCGGATCCAGGGAAAGCGGTGCAAGGAGATCACGCACAAACTGCTCAGTTTTGCGAGGAAAACCGACTTCACATTGCAGCGGGTTCGTCTCAACGAGTTGGTCGAGGACATTGTAGCCATTTCGGGAAAAAGGGCGAAATACTGCGGCGTGGTTGTTCGTACGGATATTCAAGACGGCATTCCCGACCTGTATCTGCCCAAAACCGAAATTCAACAGGTTCTCCTAAACCTGATCAACAACTCCCTCGATGCCATGGGGGAAAAAGGGGGAACTTTGTCCATATGCGCATGGCTCCAAAACGGGAGCATTCTCCTAGAAGTATCCGACACCGGACGTGGGATTCCCAAAGAGAACCTTTCACGCTTATTTGATCCTTTTTTTACCACCAAGCCGGTTGGAAAAGGAACCGGCCTCGGTCTGTCCATCTGCTACGGGATCATCAAGAGACTGGAAGGGGAGATAGTTGTGAACAGCGTCGTGGGCGCCGGCACTACCTTTCTTGTCAGGATTCCTATTCCAAAGGAAAAGGACAAGGACGTCTTGAAGCCGGACAATGCCGCCGATTCTGATCAATTATCCGAACACCTTTCTTGA
- a CDS encoding response regulator codes for MRGITVLLVDDEIPFVETVNRRLAKRGINILTAFSGEEALVQLDNNPGIQVVVLDVKMPGMNGIETLAEIKRHHPLVEVIILTGHTTIESAIRGMRLGAFDYLSKPCELEELANKIRLAVRKGGHNNEEHSSLARR; via the coding sequence ATGCGCGGAATAACCGTATTACTGGTGGATGACGAAATCCCCTTTGTAGAGACCGTAAACAGACGTTTAGCCAAAAGGGGAATCAACATCCTGACGGCTTTTAGCGGGGAGGAAGCCCTTGTGCAGCTCGACAACAATCCCGGCATCCAAGTTGTGGTATTGGACGTAAAGATGCCGGGGATGAACGGCATTGAAACACTTGCCGAGATCAAGAGGCATCATCCTTTGGTCGAGGTCATTATCCTCACGGGTCACACAACCATCGAATCCGCTATCAGAGGCATGAGGCTGGGAGCCTTTGACTACTTAAGTAAGCCGTGTGAACTCGAAGAACTTGCAAATAAGATCCGGCTGGCAGTCCGGAAAGGAGGTCATAACAATGAAGAACATTCAAGTCTTGCTCGTCGATGA
- a CDS encoding response regulator, which yields MKNIQVLLVDDEAEFMETLIKRMRKRNVDIAGVKSGEEALSALDRSPADVVVLDVRMPGMDGIETLKQIKKRHPLTEVIMLTGHANMEVAVQGMELGAFDYLMKPMDIDELLYKVEDAYKGKTIQENKLSGLNSRTVSVK from the coding sequence ATGAAGAACATTCAAGTCTTGCTCGTCGATGACGAAGCGGAGTTCATGGAAACGCTCATTAAGCGTATGAGAAAGCGTAACGTGGATATCGCAGGAGTAAAAAGCGGCGAAGAAGCGTTGTCGGCCCTGGATCGAAGCCCGGCCGACGTGGTGGTCCTGGATGTAAGAATGCCGGGCATGGACGGGATAGAAACGCTCAAACAGATCAAGAAACGGCATCCGCTGACGGAAGTCATCATGCTTACCGGACACGCGAACATGGAAGTGGCGGTTCAAGGGATGGAACTTGGGGCTTTCGATTACCTGATGAAGCCGATGGATATTGATGAGCTTTTGTACAAGGTGGAGGATGCATATAAGGGAAAGACGATCCAGGAAAACAAACTAAGTGGACTAAACAGTCGTACCGTATCTGTCAAATAA
- a CDS encoding sulfite exporter TauE/SafE family protein, whose amino-acid sequence MGFFKQWGRFMMIGAKAHAQWEIDVSRTILGDKKRMLILGLLTLPVLLGGIALADQIGGVLPDVLGGKKAYSPAFYSTGIFVISILIGLGAGLITGCIGAGGGFVIAPALMSAGIKGILAVGTDLFHIFAKAIMGTVMHRKLGNVSVPLAVTFLIGAIVGATAGGLINRFLYEINPVLSDAFITTIYALMLGFLGCYALLDFLKARKRKADKDFHGAGAETPAARDEGTETGRLPMKLQSVAIPPMVKFDYDFTPGGRSISWVFLVLSGALVGLAAGIMGVGGGFLTFPIFVYMLGVSSMTTVGTDIFQIVFTAGYASVSQYAIYGFIFYTLAMGMLLGSLLGIQIGAMVTKVVKGITIRGFYAMAVLAGFVNRIFALPGKLGEMEVIPLSKQTGAFLESIGIYAFFIVIGIFGVWVIGTFLKNIRVLRGEEVAV is encoded by the coding sequence ATGGGTTTCTTCAAGCAGTGGGGCAGGTTCATGATGATAGGTGCAAAGGCCCATGCACAGTGGGAGATCGATGTATCGAGAACCATTCTGGGAGACAAAAAGCGAATGCTCATTCTCGGTTTGCTGACTCTGCCGGTGCTGTTGGGAGGCATTGCCCTAGCCGACCAGATAGGAGGGGTGCTTCCGGACGTATTGGGCGGGAAGAAGGCGTACAGTCCGGCGTTCTATTCAACGGGAATATTCGTGATCTCGATATTGATCGGGTTGGGCGCCGGCCTCATCACGGGCTGCATTGGCGCGGGGGGCGGTTTTGTCATTGCTCCCGCCCTGATGAGCGCGGGTATCAAAGGAATACTGGCTGTGGGAACGGATCTTTTTCACATCTTCGCCAAAGCCATCATGGGAACGGTCATGCATCGAAAATTGGGCAACGTGTCCGTCCCTCTAGCCGTGACATTCTTGATCGGCGCAATTGTGGGAGCAACGGCGGGCGGGCTGATCAATCGATTTCTGTATGAGATCAATCCTGTGCTCAGTGACGCTTTTATAACAACAATCTACGCACTCATGCTGGGATTCCTGGGCTGCTACGCTCTCCTGGACTTCCTCAAGGCGCGGAAACGAAAAGCGGATAAGGATTTTCATGGGGCTGGAGCAGAGACTCCTGCCGCCAGAGACGAGGGGACCGAGACAGGCCGCCTCCCCATGAAACTTCAGTCCGTGGCGATACCCCCCATGGTCAAGTTCGACTACGATTTCACTCCGGGAGGAAGAAGCATTTCGTGGGTGTTTCTTGTGTTGAGCGGCGCTCTTGTAGGGCTTGCAGCAGGCATTATGGGGGTCGGCGGCGGATTTCTGACCTTCCCCATCTTCGTATACATGCTAGGTGTCTCTTCCATGACCACCGTTGGAACGGACATCTTCCAAATTGTCTTCACGGCAGGGTATGCCTCGGTCAGCCAGTACGCCATTTACGGTTTTATCTTCTACACATTGGCCATGGGCATGCTGCTGGGTTCGCTGCTGGGCATCCAGATCGGGGCCATGGTCACCAAAGTGGTGAAAGGTATTACGATCCGAGGGTTCTACGCCATGGCGGTTCTGGCGGGATTCGTCAACCGAATCTTTGCTCTGCCCGGTAAACTGGGAGAAATGGAAGTAATCCCCTTGTCCAAACAGACGGGGGCCTTCCTCGAGTCCATCGGCATCTATGCTTTTTTTATTGTGATCGGGATCTTCGGAGTCTGGGTGATAGGAACGTTTCTCAAAAACATCCGCGTGCTCAGAGGCGAGGAGGTGGCGGTATGA
- a CDS encoding pyruvate, water dikinase produces MSRIADFVRNLAPRRRNADTEGVEALRNDFRARYHRFKLLLNANNKALEIMAEMEEALKGRQPFGMTFVMSQCTSVSTSVWQIIKNLNELAPGPYEELYERFKEIQKQINPFVQRKDTSAKGPLVIPLKEVDKEKTDLVGAKIANLGEIRKHVYPKVPNGFVVTATGYERFMRHSDLQTEIDRKIQATDTDRLDKLYALSAEIQQMIIRSPLPEDLQSAIAESYRALEEQEGKGFTLAMRSSALGEDYIGASFAGQYRTELNVSGEHIFQAYKEIVSSKYGLAAMTYRLNRGIRDEDIAMCVGCMTMVDALSSGVMYSRNPVDIRDERIVINAVWGLPKTVVNGSSATDLFVISRGDHMEIVHRDIPVKEQKFVCYPQEGVCRLEMTEEDGQKASITDDQARDLALLAVRLEEYYGGPQDMEWAIRPDGPIMLLQCRPLRQTAGPLQQDPVTENKSRDVIFHDGVTASPGVAAGPVYIVKRDMDALQFPKGAILVTTQSLPRWATLLGRAAGVVTEQGGVAGHLANVARELGVPALFGVREATNLLEHDQPVTLDADGRKVYRGRVEELLERRESPKRLMIGSPVYEALKGASQLIIPLNFLDPDAPSFKPKHCRTFHDVTRFCHEKSVQEMFQFGKKHRFPERSSKQLLCEVPMQWWILNLDDGFKDEVSGRYVRLENIASIPMLAIWRGITAFPWEGPPAVDGKGFMSVMFEATKNTALVPGVRSSYGNRNYFMISRHYCSLSSRLGFHFSTVEALVGDRPGENYLNFHYKGGAADFERRLKRVLFLKDILEQYEFRVEIRKDALLARVEAREETFMEERLRILGYLTIHTRQLDMIMANRNSVQQYRWKIDKDIHAILQARAS; encoded by the coding sequence ATGAGCCGGATCGCCGATTTTGTCAGAAACCTGGCACCCCGAAGGAGAAATGCCGACACGGAGGGTGTGGAAGCCCTGCGGAACGACTTCAGGGCCCGGTATCACCGCTTCAAGCTTCTGCTGAATGCGAACAACAAGGCCCTGGAAATCATGGCGGAAATGGAGGAAGCGCTGAAAGGCCGCCAGCCTTTCGGCATGACTTTTGTCATGTCCCAATGCACCAGCGTCTCCACCAGTGTCTGGCAGATCATAAAGAACCTGAACGAACTGGCTCCCGGTCCGTATGAGGAACTCTACGAGAGATTCAAAGAAATCCAGAAGCAAATCAACCCGTTTGTGCAACGGAAAGACACATCCGCAAAAGGACCGTTGGTCATTCCCTTGAAAGAGGTGGACAAAGAAAAAACGGACCTTGTGGGCGCCAAGATCGCTAACCTCGGGGAAATCAGAAAGCACGTTTACCCGAAGGTGCCGAACGGATTCGTGGTTACAGCCACGGGGTACGAGCGGTTTATGCGACACAGCGATTTGCAGACCGAGATCGACCGCAAAATACAAGCCACGGACACGGACCGCCTGGACAAATTGTACGCTCTGAGCGCCGAAATTCAGCAGATGATCATCCGGTCCCCTCTTCCGGAAGACCTGCAATCCGCCATCGCGGAGAGCTACAGAGCACTGGAGGAACAGGAGGGCAAAGGGTTCACTCTGGCCATGAGGAGCAGCGCTCTCGGGGAGGACTATATAGGAGCCTCCTTTGCGGGCCAATATCGCACGGAACTCAATGTCAGCGGCGAACACATTTTCCAGGCCTACAAAGAGATCGTCTCCAGCAAATACGGTCTGGCCGCCATGACGTATCGGTTGAACCGAGGCATCCGAGACGAGGACATCGCCATGTGCGTGGGGTGCATGACCATGGTGGACGCCCTTTCCAGCGGGGTAATGTATTCGAGGAATCCCGTCGACATCCGAGACGAAAGAATCGTAATCAACGCCGTTTGGGGGCTTCCCAAGACCGTTGTGAACGGCAGCTCTGCAACGGATCTGTTTGTGATCTCCAGAGGAGATCATATGGAAATCGTTCACAGAGACATCCCCGTTAAGGAGCAGAAATTCGTCTGCTATCCGCAGGAGGGTGTCTGCCGTCTGGAAATGACGGAAGAGGATGGTCAGAAGGCTTCCATAACGGACGACCAGGCCCGAGATCTGGCCCTTTTGGCTGTACGGCTGGAGGAATACTACGGCGGCCCTCAGGACATGGAATGGGCCATCCGGCCCGATGGCCCCATCATGCTATTGCAGTGCAGGCCGTTACGGCAGACGGCCGGTCCATTGCAGCAGGACCCTGTAACCGAAAACAAGAGCCGTGACGTGATCTTTCATGACGGAGTCACAGCAAGCCCCGGCGTGGCCGCCGGTCCTGTATATATTGTCAAAAGAGACATGGATGCTCTCCAGTTTCCCAAGGGCGCCATACTTGTGACGACCCAGTCTTTGCCGCGTTGGGCAACGCTTTTGGGTCGGGCCGCGGGCGTAGTCACGGAACAGGGCGGCGTGGCGGGACATCTGGCCAATGTGGCGAGGGAGTTGGGCGTGCCCGCATTGTTCGGCGTCCGGGAAGCGACCAATCTCCTTGAACATGATCAGCCGGTCACCCTTGACGCCGATGGACGCAAAGTATACCGGGGACGCGTCGAGGAGCTGCTCGAGAGACGGGAAAGTCCCAAAAGGCTTATGATAGGGAGTCCTGTATATGAAGCCCTGAAAGGCGCTTCGCAGCTTATTATCCCGCTCAACTTTCTGGATCCCGACGCCCCTTCGTTCAAACCGAAACACTGTAGGACGTTCCACGATGTGACCCGGTTCTGCCACGAGAAATCCGTACAGGAAATGTTCCAGTTCGGTAAGAAGCATCGTTTTCCCGAGCGTTCGAGCAAGCAGTTGCTGTGTGAAGTTCCCATGCAGTGGTGGATTCTGAATCTCGACGACGGATTCAAGGACGAGGTGAGCGGACGGTACGTTCGGTTGGAAAACATTGCGTCCATCCCCATGTTGGCCATATGGCGCGGTATAACGGCCTTTCCATGGGAAGGTCCTCCGGCGGTGGACGGCAAGGGGTTCATGTCGGTCATGTTCGAGGCCACTAAGAACACCGCACTGGTTCCGGGTGTCCGGTCCAGCTACGGGAACCGGAACTACTTCATGATATCGAGGCACTACTGTAGCCTGAGTTCCAGATTGGGCTTCCATTTTTCCACTGTGGAAGCCCTGGTCGGAGACCGGCCGGGTGAAAATTATCTGAACTTCCATTACAAAGGAGGCGCCGCGGATTTCGAGCGGCGGCTGAAAAGAGTTCTTTTCCTGAAAGATATCCTGGAACAATACGAGTTCAGGGTGGAAATACGAAAAGACGCCTTACTGGCGCGGGTGGAAGCAAGGGAAGAGACCTTCATGGAAGAGCGCCTCAGAATTCTGGGTTACTTGACCATTCATACCCGTCAGTTGGATATGATCATGGCGAATCGGAACTCGGTGCAACAATACCGGTGGAAAATAGACAAGGACATACACGCCATACTCCAAGCACGCGCTTCATGA
- a CDS encoding selenobiotic family radical SAM modification target peptide: protein MDKQKLKKILAGFSIAGLLAGAGCAGAPSGSSS, encoded by the coding sequence ATGGACAAGCAAAAACTGAAAAAGATTCTGGCGGGGTTCAGCATCGCTGGACTTTTGGCAGGCGCCGGATGTGCGGGTGCGCCATCCGGTTCCTCATCCTGA